In Exiguobacterium sibiricum 7-3, a genomic segment contains:
- a CDS encoding DNA-3-methyladenine glycosylase produces the protein MERTFFERSPVEVAPELLGSLLTVDEVTMRIVEVEAYLGPHDQAAHSYSGRPTKRTAPMFGPAGHIYVYFTYGMHHCLNIVCGEIGQGYAVLLRGAEVISGHDLVAERRFAKSYATLTKAEQKNLVNGPAKLCQAFGLTTEDSGVDLYRDERFQIEVGETENIIQTTRIGIPNAGEATKYPWRFYESGSTGVSKK, from the coding sequence ATGGAACGCACCTTTTTTGAACGGTCACCAGTTGAGGTGGCACCGGAACTGTTAGGGAGTCTGTTGACGGTCGACGAGGTCACGATGCGGATTGTCGAAGTGGAAGCGTATCTTGGACCGCACGATCAAGCCGCCCATTCCTACAGTGGGCGACCGACGAAACGGACTGCACCGATGTTTGGACCGGCGGGACACATATATGTGTATTTCACGTATGGGATGCACCATTGCCTGAACATCGTCTGCGGAGAGATTGGTCAAGGGTATGCCGTATTACTGCGTGGTGCGGAGGTTATCAGCGGACATGATCTCGTTGCCGAACGGCGATTTGCAAAATCATACGCGACATTAACCAAAGCTGAACAAAAAAACTTAGTCAACGGTCCGGCTAAGTTGTGCCAAGCATTTGGTTTGACGACAGAAGATTCGGGTGTGGATTTGTACAGGGATGAACGCTTTCAGATCGAAGTGGGGGAAACGGAGAACATCATTCAGACGACCCGGATCGGAATCCCAAATGCCGGGGAAGCGACGAAATATCCGTGGCGTTTTTACGAATCCGGCAGCACCGGTGTAAGTAAAAAATAA
- a CDS encoding DASH family cryptochrome, translated as MAGVVWYRNDLRVDDHEALTQACSEQDKVRAVFIQQETEQRGQQQVIFEQETLHALRNHLEQLGIELTILQGETVEQLTSFVQQDDVVYFHRMTGEYEARQENAVQERFTTRMYETQTLHLREDIGSDELKRVFTAFRKRVEYDGRFADPIEAPGKVRYIEPPGKQTVDSRTAFPFAGGETAGRNRLAAYLEGPVFTYKETRNGFDRDDSSKLSAWLANGSLSPRSVMAELQRTEREHGANESTYWLYFELLWRDFFHLTMRETGHRLFRSNGLRDGHMTWKTDQAAIDSWIAGETGEPFVDAFMREIKETGWMSNRGRQITASYLIHDLQQDWRIGARYFEQQLIDYDVASNYGNWAYIAGVGNATRTPRFNPEFQQQKYDPTKAFIRRWMSSETTGK; from the coding sequence ATGGCAGGAGTCGTTTGGTATCGAAATGATTTACGGGTCGACGATCATGAAGCGTTAACACAGGCCTGTTCCGAGCAAGACAAGGTTCGGGCAGTCTTTATTCAACAAGAAACAGAGCAGCGTGGCCAGCAACAAGTCATCTTTGAACAAGAGACGTTGCATGCCTTACGAAATCATTTAGAACAACTCGGCATCGAACTGACGATTTTACAAGGGGAGACAGTAGAACAACTGACATCGTTTGTTCAACAGGATGACGTCGTTTATTTTCACCGAATGACAGGTGAGTACGAAGCACGACAGGAAAACGCAGTGCAAGAACGTTTTACTACACGAATGTATGAGACCCAGACGCTTCATCTCCGGGAAGATATCGGCAGTGACGAACTGAAACGTGTCTTCACGGCGTTCCGGAAAAGAGTTGAGTATGACGGCCGCTTTGCGGATCCAATCGAAGCACCGGGGAAAGTTCGGTATATTGAACCACCCGGTAAGCAAACGGTGGATTCTCGTACGGCATTCCCGTTTGCGGGAGGGGAAACGGCAGGACGTAATCGCTTGGCTGCTTACTTGGAAGGTCCTGTCTTTACCTATAAAGAGACACGGAACGGATTCGACCGTGATGATTCTTCAAAGTTATCCGCTTGGCTGGCAAACGGTTCCCTTTCCCCGCGGAGTGTCATGGCAGAGCTGCAAAGGACGGAACGGGAACACGGCGCTAATGAATCGACATACTGGTTGTATTTCGAATTGTTATGGCGCGACTTTTTCCATTTGACGATGCGCGAGACGGGACACCGACTGTTTCGTTCTAATGGATTACGGGACGGGCATATGACGTGGAAGACGGATCAAGCAGCAATTGATTCCTGGATCGCAGGCGAGACGGGTGAACCGTTTGTTGATGCCTTCATGCGGGAAATCAAGGAGACCGGCTGGATGTCGAACCGGGGACGTCAGATTACGGCCAGTTATCTGATTCATGACTTACAGCAGGATTGGCGGATTGGTGCCCGATACTTTGAACAGCAGTTGATTGATTACGATGTCGCCTCCAATTACGGGAACTGGGCCTACATCGCAGGAGTCGGAAATGCGACCCGGACACCCCGGTTTAATCCTGAATTCCAACAACAAAAATATGATCCGACCAAAGCATTTATCCGACGCTGGATGTCAAGCGAAACGACTGGAAAATGA
- a CDS encoding tRNA threonylcarbamoyladenosine dehydratase: MLNQFSRNELAIGKTGLDALASKSVAILGIGGVGSFSAEALARSGVGRLILVDKDDIDITNVNRQIHALLPTVGQPKVDAMADRLMQINPDLEIVRLKMFYNEETYESFFAENPDYVIDASDTVSFKIHLIKECKQRKIPIISSMGMANKMDPTRIKIVDIKDTSYDPLAKVIRTRLRKEGIHKGVPVVFSDEPPVKIIEEVRQVVGNDEAFIRKAKMPPSSNAFVPSVGGLIAASYVINEIVREAGVIIERVR, encoded by the coding sequence ATGTTAAATCAATTTTCACGTAATGAATTAGCAATCGGTAAGACCGGACTTGACGCATTGGCATCCAAGTCTGTTGCGATTTTAGGAATCGGTGGTGTCGGTTCGTTTTCGGCGGAAGCCCTGGCCCGCAGTGGCGTCGGCCGTTTGATTCTGGTTGATAAAGATGATATTGATATCACAAACGTCAATCGTCAGATCCATGCTTTGTTACCGACAGTCGGCCAGCCGAAAGTCGATGCAATGGCAGATCGTTTGATGCAAATCAATCCGGATTTAGAAATTGTCCGCTTGAAAATGTTCTACAACGAAGAAACGTACGAATCCTTTTTCGCAGAAAATCCGGATTATGTCATTGATGCTTCGGATACAGTATCGTTTAAGATTCACTTGATCAAAGAGTGTAAACAACGTAAAATTCCAATCATTTCGAGTATGGGAATGGCAAATAAGATGGACCCGACACGAATCAAGATCGTTGATATTAAAGATACGAGTTACGATCCGCTCGCAAAAGTGATCCGGACGCGCTTGCGGAAGGAAGGGATTCATAAAGGAGTCCCGGTTGTCTTTTCGGATGAACCACCGGTCAAGATCATCGAAGAAGTCCGTCAAGTCGTTGGTAACGATGAAGCGTTTATTCGGAAAGCCAAAATGCCGCCGAGTTCAAACGCGTTTGTTCCGTCGGTTGGTGGATTGATTGCGGCAAGTTATGTCATCAATGAGATTGTCCGGGAAGCTGGCGTCATCATCGAACGTGTCCGTTAA
- a CDS encoding replication-associated recombination protein A: MANLFESHSPAGPLANRMRPQSLDEIVGQRHLIGESTLLRRAILADRLGTVIFYGPPGTGKTTLARVISSYTKSAFEQLNAVTAKLDQLREVLKAAESRLQFDQQKTILFLDEIHRFNKMQQDALLPALEAGTITLIGATTENPSFEVNAALLSRATVFRFETPTTDDLRIVLNRTLKDVDRGLGKYPVTVTEEAVDHYVKLSDGDYRALLNALELAVLTTPEIDGEITIDLAVAEESIQQKALKYDKDGDRHYDVISAFIKSIRGSDPDAALYWLAVMIEAGESPRFIVRRLYVHAAEDIGLSDPQALLIVDACARACEYIGFPEARIPLAETVLYLATAPKSNTVITAIDQALELVRRSDGGPVPPHLRDAHHAGAAALGNGVEYQYPHQFPHAYVKQNYWPENLARTKPVFYKPSPRGFEKQLQARLDFWKKQP, encoded by the coding sequence ATGGCTAATTTATTTGAATCACATTCTCCGGCCGGGCCGCTTGCCAATCGGATGCGCCCTCAATCACTGGACGAAATCGTTGGACAACGCCATTTAATCGGAGAATCGACCTTGTTACGCCGGGCCATTCTCGCTGACCGGCTTGGGACCGTTATTTTTTACGGACCACCGGGAACCGGAAAAACGACGCTTGCCCGTGTCATTTCAAGTTATACGAAATCGGCGTTTGAACAATTAAATGCCGTCACGGCAAAACTTGATCAGTTGCGCGAAGTCTTAAAAGCAGCGGAATCCCGTTTACAGTTTGACCAACAAAAAACTATTTTATTTTTAGATGAAATCCACCGTTTCAATAAAATGCAACAAGACGCCTTACTGCCTGCCCTTGAAGCCGGAACGATTACACTGATCGGCGCGACAACGGAAAACCCGAGCTTCGAAGTCAATGCTGCCCTGTTATCCCGGGCGACCGTTTTTCGGTTTGAAACACCGACGACGGACGATCTGCGAATTGTCCTAAACCGGACTTTAAAAGACGTAGACCGTGGGCTCGGCAAGTATCCGGTCACTGTCACCGAGGAAGCCGTTGATCATTATGTCAAGCTCTCGGATGGCGATTACCGGGCGCTTCTCAACGCACTCGAACTCGCAGTTCTGACAACACCGGAAATTGACGGCGAAATCACGATTGATCTTGCCGTGGCCGAAGAATCGATTCAACAAAAAGCGTTGAAATACGATAAAGACGGAGACCGGCATTATGATGTCATCTCGGCCTTCATCAAATCGATTCGCGGCTCAGACCCCGACGCTGCCCTTTACTGGCTTGCCGTCATGATTGAAGCCGGGGAAAGCCCGCGTTTCATCGTCCGTCGACTCTACGTCCATGCGGCAGAAGATATCGGATTATCCGATCCGCAAGCTCTGCTGATCGTCGATGCGTGTGCTCGGGCCTGCGAATACATTGGTTTCCCAGAGGCACGGATTCCGCTCGCCGAGACCGTTTTGTATCTCGCGACGGCTCCGAAATCAAACACTGTCATTACCGCGATTGATCAGGCGCTTGAACTCGTTCGTCGATCAGATGGTGGTCCGGTTCCCCCGCATTTGCGGGATGCGCATCATGCCGGTGCCGCAGCGCTTGGTAATGGTGTCGAATACCAGTACCCACACCAGTTTCCACATGCGTATGTCAAACAGAACTATTGGCCGGAAAACCTGGCACGAACCAAACCGGTTTTTTACAAGCCTAGTCCACGGGGATTCGAAAAACAATTACAGGCACGGCTTGATTTTTGGAAAAAACAACCGTAA
- the cymR gene encoding cysteine metabolism transcriptional regulator CymR, with the protein MKISTKGRYGLTIMIALAKGGEAKPLSLKKIAQMYDLSEHYLEQLIAPLRNGGLVKSVRGAYGGYKLGRSAEDITAGDIIRLLEGPLVVVEGDNCDEVTKRKLWDKIQSAVDQVLDTTTLKDLAEEDDTGYMFYI; encoded by the coding sequence ATGAAAATCTCGACAAAAGGACGTTATGGTCTGACAATCATGATTGCACTCGCCAAAGGAGGCGAGGCAAAGCCATTGTCTTTAAAGAAAATTGCGCAGATGTATGATCTGTCCGAGCACTACCTGGAGCAATTGATTGCTCCGCTCCGAAACGGCGGTCTCGTCAAAAGTGTCCGCGGAGCATATGGTGGATATAAATTAGGCCGTTCAGCCGAAGACATTACAGCAGGGGATATCATCCGTCTGCTCGAAGGTCCACTTGTCGTCGTCGAAGGCGATAACTGTGACGAAGTGACGAAACGGAAATTGTGGGATAAAATTCAAAGTGCCGTCGATCAAGTTCTGGATACGACGACATTAAAAGATTTAGCCGAAGAAGACGACACAGGTTATATGTTTTATATATGA
- a CDS encoding cysteine desulfurase family protein produces the protein MMYFDHAATTPMRSEVLDKMTPYMLEQFGNPSSVHAFGRTGRAAIDTARRMMATELNAKPTEIIFTSGGTEADNYAIIGAAMQYQSKGRHVITTRFEHHAVLHAFEELERRGFDVTYLEIPESGIVTEEALRAAVRPDTILVSIMFGNNEVGTVQPIAACGRFLREQQIVFHTDAVQVFAKSPIDVEAMHIDLLSASSHKINGPKGVGLLYVRSAIKLAPQSYGGEQERKRRAGTENVAGIVGFAEAVRLTAKEREKQAEQYQLLRTTLLERLRTSTIEFEVNGAEGLPQVINLYFPNVEIEPFLIMLDMRGIAVSSGSACTAGSVEPSHVLSAMYGENQRTKQSVRISFGRGNDEAQVELLAQGLIDVVKSFQNN, from the coding sequence ATGATGTATTTTGATCACGCTGCAACGACGCCGATGCGGTCCGAAGTGTTGGACAAGATGACGCCTTACATGCTTGAGCAATTCGGGAATCCGTCAAGCGTCCACGCATTCGGACGAACAGGGCGGGCTGCGATTGATACGGCACGACGAATGATGGCAACGGAATTGAACGCAAAACCAACAGAAATCATCTTTACGAGCGGTGGCACGGAAGCAGATAACTATGCCATCATCGGTGCTGCCATGCAGTACCAGTCGAAAGGCCGTCATGTCATCACGACACGGTTTGAGCACCATGCCGTGCTCCATGCCTTCGAGGAACTGGAGAGACGGGGATTTGACGTGACGTATCTCGAAATTCCTGAGTCCGGTATCGTGACGGAAGAAGCCTTACGTGCGGCTGTTCGGCCGGATACAATTTTAGTATCCATCATGTTCGGAAATAACGAAGTCGGAACGGTCCAGCCGATTGCGGCATGCGGTCGCTTCTTGCGGGAACAACAGATTGTGTTCCATACGGATGCCGTTCAGGTATTTGCGAAGTCACCGATCGATGTGGAAGCGATGCACATCGATTTGTTGTCGGCATCGAGTCATAAAATCAATGGGCCAAAAGGCGTCGGATTGTTATATGTCCGTTCTGCTATCAAGTTAGCTCCTCAATCGTATGGAGGGGAACAGGAACGGAAGCGTCGTGCCGGAACCGAAAACGTCGCCGGCATCGTCGGGTTTGCGGAAGCAGTCCGGTTGACGGCAAAGGAACGGGAGAAGCAGGCTGAACAGTACCAACTGTTACGGACGACCTTGCTCGAACGGCTTCGAACTTCAACGATTGAGTTTGAAGTCAACGGGGCAGAAGGCTTGCCACAAGTCATTAACCTGTATTTCCCGAATGTCGAAATTGAACCATTTTTAATTATGCTCGATATGCGTGGGATTGCCGTTTCAAGCGGAAGTGCCTGTACGGCAGGATCGGTTGAGCCATCGCATGTCTTGTCAGCGATGTATGGTGAAAATCAGCGGACGAAACAATCGGTCCGGATCAGCTTTGGGCGGGGAAATGATGAGGCACAAGTCGAACTGCTCGCACAAGGCCTGATAGATGTCGTAAAATCGTTTCAGAACAATTAA
- the mnmA gene encoding tRNA 2-thiouridine(34) synthase MnmA gives MNTRAKAPEETTVVVGMSGGVDSSVTAYLLKEQGYNVIGIFMKNWDDTDENGFCTATEDYEDVIAVANQIGIPYYAVNFEKEYWDKVFTYFLDEYKLGRTPNPDVMCNKEIKFKAFLDHAMRLGADFVATGHYARAVYEDGEHKLLRGVDTNKDQTYFLNQLSQDQIAKAMFPIGHMEKSEVRKIAEEANLATAKKKDSTGICFIGERNFKQFLSQYLPAQPGEMRTLDGKTMGRHDGLMYYTMGQRHGLGIGGDGEPWFVVGKNLKENILFVEQGFHNELLYSEGLYASDISWTATMPVGTEFRCTAKFRYRQTDTPVTVRILDGGRLDVAFDERQRAITPGQAVVFYDGDVCLGGATIDDAYKAGQALTYLA, from the coding sequence ATGAACACACGCGCAAAAGCACCGGAGGAAACAACGGTCGTCGTCGGGATGTCCGGCGGTGTTGATTCTTCCGTTACGGCTTATTTATTAAAAGAACAAGGATACAACGTCATCGGGATTTTTATGAAGAACTGGGACGATACAGATGAAAACGGATTTTGTACGGCAACGGAAGATTACGAAGATGTCATCGCCGTCGCCAATCAAATCGGCATTCCGTATTACGCAGTCAATTTCGAAAAAGAGTACTGGGACAAAGTCTTTACGTATTTCTTGGATGAATATAAACTCGGTCGGACACCGAATCCGGATGTCATGTGTAATAAAGAAATTAAATTCAAAGCATTTCTTGACCATGCGATGCGCCTAGGAGCAGACTTTGTTGCGACGGGGCATTATGCTCGTGCCGTGTACGAAGACGGCGAGCATAAATTATTGCGCGGCGTCGATACAAATAAGGATCAAACGTATTTCCTGAACCAACTGTCACAGGATCAAATCGCTAAAGCGATGTTCCCAATCGGACACATGGAAAAATCAGAAGTGCGGAAAATCGCGGAAGAAGCGAACCTTGCGACAGCGAAGAAAAAAGACTCGACCGGCATTTGTTTCATCGGGGAACGAAACTTCAAACAGTTCCTCAGTCAGTATCTGCCGGCGCAACCGGGTGAAATGCGGACACTCGACGGCAAAACGATGGGGCGTCATGACGGTCTGATGTACTACACGATGGGACAACGTCATGGTCTTGGAATTGGTGGAGACGGAGAACCGTGGTTCGTCGTCGGGAAAAACTTAAAAGAGAATATCTTATTCGTTGAGCAAGGATTCCATAATGAATTGCTTTATTCAGAAGGACTGTATGCGTCTGACATCAGCTGGACGGCAACGATGCCGGTCGGAACAGAATTCCGTTGTACGGCGAAGTTCCGTTACCGTCAAACGGATACACCTGTGACGGTTCGTATCCTTGACGGCGGACGTTTAGACGTCGCGTTCGACGAACGGCAACGGGCGATTACCCCCGGACAAGCTGTCGTTTTCTATGACGGCGACGTCTGTCTCGGTGGGGCGACGATTGATGATGCGTACAAAGCAGGTCAAGCATTAACGTATCTTGCGTAA
- a CDS encoding tetratricopeptide repeat protein, producing MNYNEVGFRHLESGNYELAAQAFNDAIEEQPNDPTGYVNLGTLLQSMDDADRAILFYDKALTIDSTFASAHYAKGALYFSADLLVEAEESLRLALLHGLDDADLHFMLGLTYQKLGDPVRGIPRLKQATELNGVDVEIAFQYGLALAQNEQIEEAAEIFEQVLLLEETHTDARYNYAIALAFLGQQEACYTELETVLAYQPNHTLAKDAKAKMDALLN from the coding sequence ATGAACTACAATGAAGTCGGGTTCCGACACCTGGAGTCCGGTAATTATGAATTGGCGGCACAAGCTTTTAATGATGCCATCGAAGAACAACCAAATGATCCGACAGGTTACGTCAATTTAGGGACATTGCTCCAATCGATGGACGATGCTGATCGGGCAATCCTGTTTTACGACAAGGCACTGACGATTGATTCGACGTTTGCCAGTGCTCATTATGCCAAAGGGGCATTGTATTTCTCGGCAGATTTATTAGTTGAAGCAGAAGAATCGTTGCGTCTTGCCTTATTACACGGACTCGATGACGCTGACCTTCATTTCATGCTCGGTCTGACGTATCAAAAGCTGGGCGATCCGGTTCGGGGAATTCCACGTCTGAAGCAAGCGACGGAACTGAATGGGGTGGATGTTGAAATCGCCTTCCAGTACGGTCTTGCCCTTGCTCAGAACGAACAGATTGAAGAAGCGGCTGAAATCTTCGAACAAGTATTATTGCTGGAAGAGACACATACGGATGCCCGTTATAACTATGCCATCGCACTGGCCTTTTTAGGTCAGCAGGAAGCGTGTTATACGGAACTTGAAACCGTTCTTGCCTATCAGCCGAACCATACGCTGGCGAAGGATGCGAAAGCGAAGATGGATGCCTTGTTGAACTAA
- a CDS encoding VOC family protein produces MGRLPIAGLCELVLEVEDMERAVAFWNGTLGIPIVEQWAPEDAEPSHEQEKQDGVWATWLYIGGNTRLGLWLKRDFTMEERTVKHLPVTKWDSLYDEGGVHVHCAFYIEKNKFNEALDLLRTAAIDVKIREWDEQQTSNDKEYSAYFKDTEQNVIELYTKNMDEAYEDFSGPPLRIVREVGH; encoded by the coding sequence ATGGGACGACTGCCAATTGCCGGATTGTGTGAATTAGTACTGGAGGTTGAAGATATGGAACGGGCTGTTGCCTTCTGGAATGGAACGCTCGGTATCCCGATTGTCGAACAGTGGGCGCCGGAAGATGCGGAGCCGAGTCATGAACAGGAAAAGCAGGACGGGGTCTGGGCGACATGGTTGTACATTGGGGGAAATACCCGTCTCGGCCTTTGGCTCAAACGTGACTTTACAATGGAAGAACGGACAGTCAAACACCTTCCTGTCACAAAGTGGGACAGCCTGTATGATGAGGGCGGAGTCCACGTTCATTGCGCCTTTTATATCGAGAAAAACAAGTTTAATGAAGCACTTGACCTGTTACGTACTGCTGCAATTGATGTCAAGATTCGTGAATGGGATGAGCAGCAGACATCAAATGACAAGGAATACTCCGCTTATTTTAAAGATACGGAACAAAATGTTATCGAACTGTACACTAAAAACATGGACGAAGCGTATGAAGACTTTTCCGGTCCACCGTTACGGATCGTACGTGAAGTTGGTCATTAA
- the recD2 gene encoding SF1B family DNA helicase RecD2: protein MEHPHQVVGRIKRVLFSSEEEAHSIVLMAIKEKNFELKETELVVTGTGVGIELGGTYQAFGRLVDHPRFGKQLKAELIRRSVPMTKHAAVRFLTNGSFTGIGPKTAKNIVDALGEDAIDIILKDSKALDRVPGLKQKQADVIFSRLATLYGVDQLMLFLAPFDVTPKLAAKIYAAYEGDAMARIRENPYSLMYEVSGIGFKTADQIASHLGLVGLHPERVAASIMHILEQEAGEGHAFATVESLLQRAPRLLGEDPGERLEQAIELLLTEDKVKLEEGCLYLPTIFYAEVRAAKELARVMANGAEQEVDVATILSAIGQLEERFGMEYAVQQREAIELAVKAPLMVLTGGPGTGKTTVIKGILHALQEIHDWPLEKSQVKSGEVYPYVLVAPTGRAAKRLSEATDVPAMTIHRLLKYDGSNFQLDEDQPITGKVLIIDESSMIDIYLLSSLLRAVPNGMKILFVGDRDQLPSVGPGQVLADLMDTDGIPVVRLNVVHRQAEDSSILRLAHDLKNRVTSADLLSPLSDRRFYSLAPQESLRGIAAFAEKALAKGYSKFDVQILAPTYRGQVGIDELNIVLQQVYNPEAPKKREVKQGTRIYRSGDKILQLVNNAEENVYNGDIGEIVNIFFAKENVDKVDKIIARFDQTEVEYNRSEWDQFTHAYAITIHKAQGSEFPIVLMPVFFTGAFKHSRNLIYTAVTRAKASLLLFGDPRAFYKASQEEEPRRRTRLIERLGGMTKT from the coding sequence ATGGAGCACCCCCATCAAGTAGTCGGTCGTATTAAACGTGTGCTTTTTTCCTCCGAAGAAGAAGCCCATTCCATCGTTTTGATGGCGATAAAAGAAAAAAACTTTGAATTAAAAGAAACAGAGCTCGTCGTCACAGGAACCGGTGTCGGAATCGAACTCGGCGGAACGTATCAAGCGTTCGGACGATTGGTTGATCATCCGCGATTTGGTAAACAATTAAAAGCGGAGTTAATCCGGCGATCGGTCCCGATGACGAAACACGCAGCTGTCCGTTTTTTGACGAATGGTTCGTTTACCGGCATTGGTCCGAAAACAGCGAAAAACATCGTCGATGCTCTTGGTGAAGATGCCATCGATATCATCTTAAAAGACAGCAAGGCACTTGACCGTGTCCCTGGACTGAAACAAAAACAGGCTGATGTCATTTTCAGTCGACTCGCGACCTTATACGGTGTCGATCAACTGATGCTTTTTTTAGCCCCGTTTGATGTCACCCCGAAACTTGCGGCAAAGATTTATGCTGCATACGAGGGGGATGCGATGGCGAGAATTCGTGAAAATCCTTATTCTTTGATGTACGAGGTCAGTGGCATCGGTTTTAAGACAGCCGATCAAATCGCCTCGCATCTAGGGCTTGTCGGCTTGCATCCGGAACGGGTCGCAGCGTCCATCATGCATATACTGGAACAGGAAGCGGGAGAGGGGCATGCGTTTGCGACCGTCGAATCGCTGTTGCAACGGGCACCCCGTCTGCTCGGAGAAGATCCGGGCGAACGCCTCGAACAAGCCATCGAACTGTTGTTGACCGAAGATAAGGTGAAACTCGAAGAAGGCTGTTTGTATTTGCCGACGATTTTTTATGCGGAAGTCCGGGCGGCGAAAGAGTTGGCCCGCGTCATGGCAAACGGAGCGGAACAAGAAGTCGATGTCGCAACGATTCTGTCAGCCATCGGTCAACTGGAAGAACGGTTTGGGATGGAATATGCGGTCCAACAACGGGAAGCCATCGAACTGGCTGTCAAAGCCCCGTTGATGGTCTTGACAGGTGGTCCCGGTACCGGGAAGACGACCGTCATCAAAGGGATTTTACACGCGCTTCAGGAAATTCATGATTGGCCGCTTGAGAAAAGTCAGGTCAAGTCGGGTGAGGTCTATCCGTATGTGCTTGTCGCTCCAACCGGCCGAGCGGCAAAACGGTTGTCGGAAGCGACGGACGTTCCGGCGATGACCATCCATCGTTTGTTGAAATATGACGGGTCGAACTTTCAATTGGATGAAGACCAACCAATCACAGGTAAGGTGCTGATCATTGATGAATCATCCATGATCGACATTTATCTGTTATCGAGTCTGTTACGAGCAGTACCTAACGGAATGAAGATTTTATTTGTCGGCGACCGTGATCAACTGCCGTCGGTCGGTCCGGGACAAGTCCTGGCTGATTTAATGGACACAGACGGCATTCCGGTCGTTCGGCTCAATGTCGTTCACCGGCAAGCCGAAGATTCCTCGATTCTTCGACTGGCTCACGATTTGAAAAATCGGGTCACGTCAGCTGACTTGCTTTCACCGTTATCCGACCGGCGGTTTTATTCGCTCGCCCCGCAGGAGTCGTTACGCGGCATCGCCGCCTTTGCGGAAAAAGCGTTGGCGAAAGGGTATTCGAAGTTTGACGTTCAAATCCTGGCGCCGACGTATCGTGGACAGGTAGGGATTGATGAATTGAACATCGTCCTGCAACAGGTCTATAATCCGGAAGCTCCTAAAAAACGGGAAGTCAAACAGGGAACGCGAATTTACAGGAGTGGAGATAAAATTCTTCAGCTCGTTAACAATGCGGAAGAAAATGTCTATAACGGAGATATCGGCGAAATCGTTAACATTTTTTTTGCGAAGGAAAATGTCGACAAGGTGGATAAAATCATTGCCCGGTTTGATCAGACGGAAGTCGAATACAACCGCAGTGAATGGGATCAATTCACGCATGCCTATGCGATTACAATCCATAAAGCGCAAGGATCGGAGTTTCCGATTGTCCTGATGCCGGTCTTTTTCACCGGGGCCTTCAAACATTCCCGCAATCTCATCTATACGGCTGTCACACGGGCGAAAGCCAGTTTGTTGTTGTTCGGAGATCCCCGTGCCTTTTATAAAGCTTCGCAAGAGGAAGAACCACGTCGGCGGACACGGCTTATTGAAAGACTCGGCGGTATGACAAAGACTTGA